In one Methanothermobacter sp. genomic region, the following are encoded:
- a CDS encoding DsrE family protein, whose product MDDERVYRAVFHLDEDDDERVLLLFANVRNLMADIQNVEIEVVAYSKGVNALMRDSEYSDMIYELIDDGVRFAACSNTLKALGITSGKLVDGVDTVSSGVGEIVRKQCDGWAYIRP is encoded by the coding sequence ATGGATGATGAGAGGGTTTACCGTGCAGTCTTCCACCTAGATGAGGATGACGATGAGAGGGTTTTGCTGCTTTTTGCCAATGTGAGGAACCTGATGGCAGACATTCAGAATGTTGAGATTGAGGTTGTGGCGTACTCAAAGGGTGTCAATGCCCTCATGAGGGACTCGGAGTACTCAGATATGATCTATGAGCTCATTGATGATGGTGTCAGATTCGCTGCCTGTTCCAACACCCTGAAGGCATTGGGTATAACCTCAGGGAAACTTGTTGATGGTGTTGATACCGTATCCTCGGGTGTAGGTGAGATTGTCAGAAAACAGTGCGATGGATGGGCCTATATAAGGCCATGA
- a CDS encoding bifunctional metallophosphatase/5'-nucleotidase, producing the protein MSELCIVQVNDTHGYLKPHPELFWEGRNIRYETLGGYHHIAGLVAGIREEGPTLLFDCGDTIHGTYHAVKSEGAALVPILNEMRFDAMTAHWEFAYGPKRFMEVAEKLNHPVLAINCYHEGTERLAFRPYEIVERGDLQVGVVGIASNIVDKVMPPRFSEGLEFTLGRDELPYWIEVLRDDERVDLVVVISHLGFPQECQLAADVDGIDVLLSAHTHNRLERPFIVNDTIIIQSGCHGSFIGRLDLEVDGGVRKFKHELVRVRGPSNEDVEELVMRASDVDRDYLEATVGSTRTHLNRYTILESTMDNLLLKAIMGVGESELAFSNGWRYGAPVPPGDIRVEDLWNMIPVNPPVSRVELLGREILEMMEENIELTFSRDPYRQMGGYLKRCMGLEIYFKIENPPGSRIQKIFVNGKPLDPDRTYTAVYVTSQGVPSRYGDNHEEMDIRAVEALREYVEKNSPVDAELDGRITPV; encoded by the coding sequence TTGAGTGAACTGTGCATCGTGCAGGTGAATGACACCCACGGATACCTGAAACCCCACCCGGAACTCTTCTGGGAGGGCAGAAATATAAGGTATGAGACCCTGGGGGGCTACCACCACATAGCGGGCCTTGTGGCTGGTATACGTGAAGAGGGACCAACACTACTATTTGACTGTGGTGACACCATACACGGCACATACCATGCCGTGAAGAGCGAGGGTGCGGCCCTCGTTCCCATACTCAATGAAATGCGCTTTGATGCCATGACTGCCCATTGGGAGTTCGCCTATGGACCCAAAAGATTCATGGAAGTAGCGGAAAAACTGAATCATCCTGTTCTTGCAATAAACTGCTACCATGAGGGGACAGAACGCCTTGCCTTTAGACCATATGAGATAGTGGAGAGGGGTGACCTCCAGGTGGGGGTTGTGGGGATAGCATCCAATATAGTGGATAAGGTGATGCCCCCACGCTTCAGTGAGGGCCTTGAGTTCACCCTTGGACGTGATGAACTCCCCTACTGGATAGAGGTGCTCCGTGATGATGAGAGGGTGGACCTCGTGGTGGTCATATCACATCTGGGTTTCCCCCAGGAGTGCCAGCTGGCAGCGGATGTTGATGGTATAGACGTGCTTCTTAGCGCCCACACCCACAACAGACTCGAGAGGCCCTTCATTGTCAATGACACCATCATAATACAGTCAGGGTGCCATGGCTCATTCATTGGTCGCCTTGACCTTGAGGTTGATGGTGGTGTCCGGAAATTCAAACACGAACTTGTAAGGGTCAGAGGTCCGTCAAATGAGGATGTTGAGGAGCTGGTCATGAGGGCGTCTGATGTGGACAGGGACTACCTTGAGGCCACCGTGGGTTCAACAAGGACGCATCTCAACAGGTACACCATACTTGAGTCAACCATGGACAACCTTCTACTCAAGGCGATAATGGGTGTTGGTGAATCTGAACTTGCATTCTCCAATGGATGGCGCTACGGTGCCCCGGTACCCCCGGGGGATATCAGGGTTGAGGACCTCTGGAACATGATCCCTGTTAATCCCCCGGTATCCCGTGTTGAACTTCTGGGGAGGGAAATCCTGGAGATGATGGAGGAGAACATTGAGCTCACATTCTCCAGGGACCCCTACAGGCAGATGGGGGGCTACCTCAAGAGGTGCATGGGCCTTGAGATCTACTTCAAGATAGAGAACCCGCCCGGTAGCCGGATACAGAAGATATTCGTGAATGGGAAACCCCTTGATCCAGATAGAACCTACACTGCAGTCTATGTAACCAGTCAGGGTGTGCCATCACGTTACGGTGACAACCATGAGGAGATGGACATAAGGGCCGTTGAGGCCCTCAGGGAGTACGTTGAGAAGAACAGCCCTGTTGATGCCGAACTCGATGGGAGGATAACACCAGTATGA
- a CDS encoding HAD family hydrolase: MKAAVFDNSGTLIRRYRALKNLKTGKICDRMNSLDIVDYRDRRALVVLQTDPATCIVNAKPQQTIYEFIKRNRIDFDVSYANTAVTSDEIMDILRDDPATVRDIQDTIDAVSRKDYNIQICSGSGFIVNIDRNMVDFTITAGGKLFPEVPDVVDELRKRNIHMYIASGDRRGSLRELARIIRIPQENVFDTADTERKAEIIQELKRRYSSVMMVGNGLNDILALREADVGVLTLQQREPVPQRLIEAADYVVDNIREVLDIEF; the protein is encoded by the coding sequence ATGAAGGCAGCTGTTTTTGATAACTCAGGGACACTTATAAGAAGGTACAGGGCCCTTAAGAATCTTAAAACCGGTAAAATATGTGACAGGATGAATTCACTTGATATAGTGGATTACAGGGATAGAAGGGCTCTCGTTGTGCTTCAGACCGATCCCGCAACCTGTATTGTAAACGCAAAACCCCAGCAGACCATATATGAGTTCATAAAGAGGAACCGCATAGACTTCGATGTCAGCTACGCCAATACCGCGGTTACCTCCGATGAGATCATGGATATACTCAGGGATGACCCTGCAACTGTCAGGGACATACAGGACACCATAGATGCCGTTTCCAGGAAGGACTACAACATACAGATATGCAGTGGATCCGGCTTCATAGTCAACATTGACAGGAACATGGTTGACTTCACAATAACCGCAGGTGGAAAGCTCTTCCCTGAGGTCCCGGATGTTGTGGATGAACTCAGGAAGAGAAACATCCACATGTACATTGCATCTGGAGACCGCCGGGGATCACTGAGGGAACTTGCAAGGATCATCAGGATACCCCAGGAGAACGTCTTTGACACCGCCGACACCGAGAGGAAGGCAGAGATAATCCAGGAGCTGAAGAGAAGGTACAGCAGCGTCATGATGGTGGGTAACGGCCTCAACGATATCCTTGCATTGAGGGAAGCTGATGTGGGAGTTTTAACACTCCAGCAGAGGGAACCTGTGCCTCAGAGACTGATTGAGGCTGCCGACTACGTTGTTGATAACATAAGGGAGGTTCTGGATATAGAATTCTAA
- a CDS encoding LysE family transporter — translation MLSVILFTVTSFIIGLSGAMAPGPLLTVTVSDSIQGGFRAGPLLVTGHILGEVILVVLIFMGMGYLLSSESASSFIGIAGGSVLIWTGIRGLRSGDNSSRNIPAGGSVLRGAVISFSNPYFFIWWGAVGAALMYSGLELAGAAGLAGFLVGHWSSDLAWYSLVSFLSSRGAFDTSGKVYRAVMVVCNGFLIMVGAYFLVNVLTGI, via the coding sequence ATGCTCAGTGTCATCCTATTTACCGTAACATCCTTCATCATAGGCCTCTCAGGGGCAATGGCCCCGGGCCCCCTTCTCACTGTCACGGTCTCGGACTCCATTCAGGGGGGTTTCAGGGCAGGGCCCCTCCTTGTCACCGGCCACATCCTGGGTGAGGTAATCCTGGTTGTCCTAATATTCATGGGTATGGGCTACCTTCTCTCATCAGAGTCCGCATCCTCATTCATTGGGATTGCAGGTGGCTCCGTCCTCATCTGGACCGGTATAAGGGGTCTGAGGTCCGGGGACAATTCATCCAGGAATATTCCAGCAGGGGGATCTGTCCTAAGGGGAGCAGTGATAAGTTTTTCCAACCCCTACTTCTTTATATGGTGGGGTGCTGTTGGGGCCGCCCTCATGTACAGTGGACTTGAACTCGCAGGTGCTGCTGGACTTGCAGGTTTTCTTGTGGGTCACTGGTCATCCGATCTGGCCTGGTACAGCCTGGTATCATTTCTATCATCCAGAGGGGCATTCGATACGTCTGGAAAGGTCTACAGGGCCGTTATGGTAGTATGTAACGGATTTCTGATTATGGTGGGAGCCTACTTCCTTGTGAATGTTTTAACTGGGATATAA
- the ala gene encoding alanine dehydrogenase, whose protein sequence is MEKTIILKKSDVESLLTMDDCLKAVENAFVQDALGRVQMPPKMYLFFRKYDGDLRVMPSYLEELEMAGVKCVNVHPSNPREHSLPTVMAVIELVDPRTGFPLALMDGTYITDMRTGAAGGVSVKYLADREASTLGMVGAGRQAWTQLMAISRVADLEEAYVYCRTPSQREKFARKASEVYGFRVKPARDIREAVEGRDIVVTATPSRKPLVKADWITPGTHICAMGADAPGKQELDPLILKRGRVFYDNWEQASHSGEINVPLGEGLITEEDLQGTIGDVITGKIEGRRSVEDITVFDSTGLSLQDVTTAWMVYERAAESGKGLEVDLQG, encoded by the coding sequence ATGGAGAAAACCATTATACTCAAAAAAAGTGATGTTGAGAGTCTTCTGACCATGGATGACTGCCTGAAGGCCGTTGAGAACGCCTTTGTCCAGGATGCCCTTGGCCGTGTCCAGATGCCCCCCAAGATGTACCTATTCTTCAGGAAATACGATGGGGACCTCAGGGTGATGCCCTCCTACCTTGAGGAACTTGAAATGGCGGGTGTTAAGTGCGTGAATGTCCACCCCTCAAATCCCCGTGAACATTCCCTCCCGACGGTCATGGCTGTCATAGAGCTTGTCGATCCAAGGACCGGGTTCCCCCTTGCACTCATGGATGGAACATATATAACCGATATGAGGACCGGGGCAGCCGGCGGGGTCTCCGTGAAGTACCTTGCAGATCGGGAGGCCTCAACACTGGGGATGGTGGGTGCCGGGAGACAGGCCTGGACACAGCTCATGGCCATCAGCAGGGTAGCAGACCTTGAGGAGGCCTATGTTTACTGCAGGACACCATCCCAGCGAGAGAAATTCGCAAGGAAAGCCTCTGAGGTCTATGGGTTCAGGGTCAAACCTGCCCGGGATATCAGGGAGGCTGTGGAGGGGAGGGACATAGTTGTAACTGCCACCCCCTCAAGGAAGCCCCTGGTGAAGGCTGACTGGATAACACCAGGGACACACATATGTGCCATGGGGGCGGATGCCCCTGGAAAGCAGGAACTGGACCCCCTCATACTCAAAAGGGGGCGGGTCTTCTATGACAACTGGGAACAGGCATCCCACAGTGGAGAGATAAACGTACCCCTCGGTGAGGGCCTTATCACAGAGGAGGACCTCCAGGGAACAATAGGGGATGTGATAACAGGTAAAATTGAGGGCAGAAGATCAGTTGAGGATATAACAGTATTTGATTCAACCGGACTCTCACTGCAGGACGTTACAACCGCATGGATGGTCTATGAGAGGGCCGCTGAGTCAGGTAAGGGCCTGGAGGTTGACCTGCAGGGTTGA
- the gatA gene encoding Asp-tRNA(Asn)/Glu-tRNA(Gln) amidotransferase subunit GatA: MEIMDKVEMIKDHGMTASENLERFIRTIRAKNDDINAFIEVREEEAFQRAEEIDSRIASGERTGRLAGLVIGVKSNINVEGFTVSAASRTLENYTGSYDATVIRRIKEEDGIIVGMTNMDEFAAGSSTETSFFGPTDNPSAPGRIPGGSSGGSAAAVAAGMCDIALGSDTGGSIRNPASHCGVMGFKPTYGLVSRQGLLDLAMSFDQIGPLAADVSGLQLTLEVISGHDPTDPTTISEDQELSVDRELKDMRFGVVKEFLEVTDDSIDAAIQGKLDLIGDEGAEIVELDFSYIDLCLPTYYLINYVEFFSATRKYDGRKYGHRIEDVCGPEVLRRIHMGSYISQKELSGKYYRRALQARSLIRREIEGLLKNVDIILGPTVPKLPHRLGEELEPMEMYAYDVLTVIANLAGIPAASMPAGDVDGVPVGLQLQAKPGDDGMILSAMRGIASL; encoded by the coding sequence ATGGAAATCATGGATAAGGTTGAAATGATTAAGGATCATGGCATGACCGCATCAGAGAACCTTGAAAGGTTCATCAGGACAATAAGGGCAAAAAATGATGACATAAACGCATTTATAGAGGTCAGGGAGGAGGAGGCCTTCCAGAGGGCTGAGGAGATAGACTCAAGGATAGCCTCCGGCGAGAGGACAGGTAGACTCGCGGGCCTGGTTATAGGTGTTAAGAGCAACATCAACGTGGAGGGATTCACGGTATCCGCAGCGTCCAGGACCCTTGAGAACTACACTGGAAGCTACGATGCAACCGTCATAAGGCGCATAAAGGAAGAGGACGGGATAATAGTCGGCATGACCAATATGGACGAATTCGCAGCAGGGAGTTCAACAGAGACCTCATTCTTTGGCCCCACAGACAACCCCTCTGCACCTGGAAGGATACCCGGTGGTTCCAGTGGGGGAAGCGCCGCTGCCGTTGCAGCCGGGATGTGCGACATTGCACTGGGATCAGATACCGGGGGATCCATAAGGAACCCGGCCTCCCACTGTGGGGTCATGGGGTTCAAGCCAACCTATGGGTTGGTTTCAAGGCAGGGGCTCCTTGACCTTGCCATGAGCTTCGACCAGATAGGGCCCCTTGCAGCTGACGTATCCGGCCTTCAGCTGACCCTTGAGGTGATATCAGGCCATGACCCCACCGACCCAACAACCATTTCAGAGGACCAGGAACTCAGCGTGGATCGGGAACTGAAGGATATGCGCTTCGGTGTTGTGAAGGAGTTTCTTGAGGTCACCGATGACTCGATAGATGCTGCCATCCAGGGGAAACTTGACCTGATAGGGGATGAGGGGGCTGAGATAGTGGAACTTGATTTCAGTTATATTGACCTCTGCCTCCCAACCTATTACCTCATAAACTATGTTGAATTCTTCTCAGCCACGAGGAAGTACGATGGCAGGAAGTATGGCCACAGGATAGAGGATGTATGCGGCCCTGAGGTGCTCAGGAGGATACACATGGGCTCCTACATCAGCCAGAAGGAACTATCTGGTAAATACTACAGGAGGGCCCTCCAGGCAAGGTCACTCATAAGGAGGGAGATAGAGGGGCTCCTGAAGAACGTGGACATAATACTGGGCCCTACAGTTCCGAAACTACCCCACAGGCTTGGAGAGGAACTTGAACCAATGGAGATGTATGCATACGATGTCCTCACGGTCATAGCCAACCTTGCAGGTATCCCCGCTGCAAGCATGCCTGCGGGTGACGTGGATGGGGTTCCTGTGGGTCTGCAGCTACAGGCAAAGCCAGGGGATGATGGAATGATACTCTCTGCAATGAGGGGTATAGCCTCCCTTTAG
- a CDS encoding AAA family ATPase, whose translation MRIGLAYLRGSVPAFEDFGFLPTDLVKENGLVNGERAHRVLDGIIIPGGSIVESGSLSEDLASEIRRMAAEGKFVLGICSGFQALAERTDIGRKSPCPIYREGLGLLNVSFHPMISNDRVEALITGESFLTSGLTGERVTGFHCHTYGEIRGDAPEIMRSIIRRADYRDRRLEVTSGVCSDDGNVAGTMVHGALDENPALVENILEFLGAGEDARERILEKNRELRKTLRSEIGVDTGINVEERGRETRKTPLAIMIASTGSDAGKTFIVTGLAGALRRRGLRVGVMKVGPDVRDIVPALYLIKEPMEEHSSIRIGHLGWMDLEDALESVRGRYDIILIEGVMSILTGLLNETVPYSGAEIALAAGIPVIMVAGCSRGGVESAAVDLEAHISVLEKLGVEVPHAILNRVYDMDIFERASGGRYLALPRVKMSMRGGTPEVEIKLEDFCMRAMEAVEENLDVDLLISEAAEPEFRGYTDLEEIMRRFRKN comes from the coding sequence ATGAGGATTGGACTCGCCTACCTGAGGGGCTCTGTACCGGCCTTTGAGGATTTTGGATTTCTACCCACCGACCTGGTTAAGGAGAATGGCCTCGTGAATGGTGAGAGGGCCCACAGGGTCCTGGATGGCATCATAATACCCGGTGGGAGCATAGTTGAGTCGGGGAGTCTATCAGAGGACCTTGCATCAGAGATAAGGAGGATGGCGGCTGAGGGAAAATTTGTCCTCGGCATCTGCTCAGGGTTCCAGGCACTGGCAGAGAGGACGGATATAGGGAGAAAATCGCCCTGCCCCATATACAGGGAGGGGCTGGGGCTCCTGAATGTATCATTCCACCCAATGATAAGTAACGATCGTGTGGAGGCCCTTATCACTGGCGAATCGTTTCTCACCTCAGGTTTAACCGGTGAGAGGGTAACCGGTTTTCACTGCCACACCTACGGTGAGATAAGGGGGGATGCGCCTGAGATAATGCGCTCCATAATAAGGAGGGCTGATTACAGGGACAGGAGGCTTGAGGTAACCTCGGGCGTCTGCAGTGACGATGGAAACGTCGCAGGCACCATGGTCCACGGGGCACTTGATGAGAACCCCGCCCTTGTGGAGAACATACTGGAGTTTCTGGGCGCCGGTGAGGATGCAAGGGAGAGGATACTGGAGAAGAACAGGGAACTCAGAAAAACCCTCAGATCAGAGATTGGCGTGGACACAGGCATAAACGTTGAAGAAAGAGGAAGGGAGACCAGGAAGACCCCCCTGGCCATCATGATAGCATCCACAGGCTCGGATGCAGGAAAAACCTTCATAGTCACCGGCCTTGCAGGGGCCCTAAGGAGGCGGGGTCTCAGGGTGGGGGTCATGAAGGTGGGCCCTGATGTGAGGGACATAGTACCGGCCCTCTACCTCATAAAGGAGCCGATGGAGGAACACTCCTCCATAAGGATAGGGCACCTGGGCTGGATGGACCTTGAGGATGCCCTGGAATCGGTGAGGGGAAGGTATGATATAATACTGATCGAGGGTGTTATGAGCATATTAACAGGGCTCCTCAATGAAACCGTACCCTACTCAGGGGCCGAAATCGCTCTTGCAGCTGGGATACCTGTCATAATGGTGGCCGGCTGCAGCAGGGGCGGGGTGGAGTCCGCGGCCGTTGACCTGGAAGCCCATATAAGTGTCCTTGAGAAACTTGGGGTTGAGGTCCCCCATGCCATACTCAACAGGGTCTATGACATGGATATATTTGAGAGGGCCTCAGGGGGGAGGTACCTGGCTCTGCCCCGGGTTAAGATGAGCATGAGGGGCGGCACACCTGAGGTTGAGATAAAACTTGAGGACTTCTGCATGAGGGCCATGGAGGCTGTTGAGGAAAACCTTGATGTGGATCTTCTTATATCTGAAGCAGCAGAACCGGAATTCAGGGGATACACTGACCTTGAGGAGATAATGAGAAGATTCAGAAAAAATTAG
- a CDS encoding ATPase domain-containing protein, protein MERLKIGISGLDDTIGGFPMGRSVLITGEPGCGKTIFGLRFAISSCMEGYNTVYITAEEDANDLHIQANSFGWNTQELEERGLLNFIELTGIRARITEAELSMDMDPMKGNFTKIIHDIPPEAEVVVIDSLGGYTAKLTPYEFRNQFDLLVYELKQRGITSVIILDSATSKEFNEIALFSVYGAIKLGRRENPYTGRRERIMDIVKMRSTKTPLQFLTYEIGGEEGITITEGEEIPEEDLEI, encoded by the coding sequence ATGGAGAGGCTGAAGATAGGTATCAGTGGACTTGATGACACAATAGGCGGCTTCCCCATGGGTAGGTCCGTCCTCATAACCGGGGAGCCTGGATGCGGGAAGACAATCTTTGGATTGCGTTTTGCAATAAGCAGCTGCATGGAGGGATACAACACGGTCTATATTACAGCCGAGGAGGACGCCAACGACCTCCACATCCAGGCAAACTCCTTTGGCTGGAACACCCAGGAACTTGAGGAGAGGGGACTCCTCAACTTCATAGAACTGACCGGTATAAGGGCCAGGATAACAGAGGCCGAGCTCAGCATGGACATGGACCCAATGAAGGGCAACTTCACCAAGATAATACATGACATCCCCCCTGAGGCTGAGGTGGTTGTGATAGACAGTCTGGGGGGCTACACAGCCAAGTTAACACCATATGAGTTCAGGAACCAGTTTGATCTCCTGGTATATGAGCTCAAGCAGAGGGGTATAACCTCTGTTATCATACTTGACAGCGCCACCTCCAAGGAATTCAATGAAATCGCCCTCTTCTCGGTCTATGGTGCCATAAAGCTCGGCAGAAGGGAGAACCCCTACACAGGTCGAAGGGAGCGTATAATGGACATAGTTAAGATGAGAAGCACCAAGACGCCCCTACAGTTCCTCACCTATGAGATAGGTGGAGAGGAGGGTATAACAATAACAGAGGGGGAGGAGATCCCTGAGGAGGATCTTGAAATTTAA
- the ribB gene encoding 3,4-dihydroxy-2-butanone-4-phosphate synthase — protein MIQEALKALRKGEMVLVFDADNRERETDMIVAAEKTTPDHIRVMRNDAGGLICVPVSWENSESLGIPYMTDIMNEASGRYPVLSRLSPHDIPYDEKSAFSITVNHRRTFTGITDNDRALTIRELAELCKNKKHHEFGDLFRSPGHVTLLRAADGHVTRRRGHTEMSIALMEMAGLEGVAVCCEMMDDRTGNALSTDDAMKYAEEHDLIFMSGADLIESYMEFRS, from the coding sequence ATGATCCAGGAAGCCCTTAAAGCACTCAGAAAGGGAGAAATGGTCCTTGTATTCGACGCCGACAACCGTGAACGGGAAACAGATATGATTGTTGCTGCTGAAAAAACAACCCCTGATCATATCAGGGTCATGAGGAACGATGCAGGTGGCCTCATATGTGTACCGGTATCCTGGGAGAACTCAGAAAGTCTCGGTATACCCTACATGACCGATATAATGAATGAGGCCTCAGGCCGCTACCCCGTACTCAGCAGGTTATCACCCCACGATATACCCTACGATGAAAAGTCGGCGTTCTCCATAACAGTGAACCACCGAAGGACATTTACAGGAATAACTGACAATGACAGGGCCCTAACTATAAGAGAGCTTGCAGAGCTCTGTAAAAACAAAAAACACCATGAGTTTGGGGATCTTTTCAGGTCACCAGGCCATGTCACCCTCCTGAGGGCCGCCGATGGCCATGTGACCAGGAGGAGGGGTCACACCGAGATGAGCATAGCACTCATGGAGATGGCCGGGCTTGAGGGAGTTGCGGTCTGCTGTGAGATGATGGATGATAGGACCGGTAATGCGCTTTCAACGGATGATGCCATGAAATATGCTGAGGAACACGACCTCATATTCATGAGCGGAGCAGATCTAATTGAATCATACATGGAATTCAGATCTTAG
- a CDS encoding CTP-dependent riboflavin kinase, whose product MIITGRVSSGFGEGAYFMTRDVYLEQFREKLGFEPFPGTLNIETDDPEIVRKLRLKADKIHGGGGFGDVLYVRAVLNDEVDGAILFPVKTHHRDVCLEFVAPVNLRKTLKLRDGDTVSLKIMDDKSSD is encoded by the coding sequence ATGATCATAACCGGAAGGGTCAGTTCAGGTTTCGGTGAGGGCGCATACTTCATGACAAGGGACGTCTACCTTGAACAGTTCAGGGAGAAGCTGGGGTTCGAGCCATTCCCCGGCACCCTAAACATAGAAACTGACGACCCTGAAATCGTCAGAAAACTGCGCCTTAAGGCTGACAAAATACATGGTGGTGGCGGTTTCGGGGATGTACTCTATGTGAGGGCTGTACTGAACGATGAGGTTGATGGAGCCATTCTGTTCCCTGTTAAAACCCATCACAGGGATGTGTGCCTTGAATTTGTTGCCCCTGTAAACCTCAGAAAAACCCTTAAATTAAGAGATGGAGATACTGTTAGCCTAAAGATAATGGATGATAAATCATCAGATTAA
- the sepS gene encoding O-phosphoserine--tRNA ligase, with product MKKKDIVKLSRRDFERAWLESGKLLKKPHHDMQYPRLRFGVGKSHVLYDTIWMIREAYLRLGFSEMVNPVFIDEEHIYRQFGPEAPAVLDRCFYLGGLPRPDIGLSLDKIQMIEDMGVEVTEDRIQGLKEVFRSYKKGDISGDDLVLEVSGALEVESHEALRIIERVFPEIRDLKPVAGRTTLRSHMTSGWFISLQNMHDRYPLPLKLFSIDRCFRREQREDSSHLMTYHSASCVVVDDEVPLDVGKAVAEGLLEHFGFSRFKFLPDEKKSKYYIPGTQTEVYAYHPGLRDWVEIATFGLYSPIALSMYGIDKEVMNLGVGVERVAMILNQVDDVREMVYPQIHGPWRLTDRDIAGMLRINLHPVTSDGRMLMERIIETWRAHADAESPCSFEVYSGEFLGRRIRVEAVEDEENTRLLGPAVWNTIYIHDGNILGVPPGTELDNELIASARRDGLNTGITYMDALAAEAAYRVEEMAVSGAEEVEVRSTIARSLSDLNLILDDVAMRYITGRNREIDLRGPLFSTIRGRLE from the coding sequence TTGAAGAAGAAGGATATAGTTAAACTATCAAGGAGGGACTTTGAGAGGGCATGGCTTGAGAGCGGGAAGCTCCTTAAAAAGCCCCACCATGACATGCAGTATCCACGCCTGAGGTTTGGTGTGGGAAAATCCCACGTCCTCTATGACACCATCTGGATGATAAGGGAGGCCTACCTCAGGCTGGGTTTCAGTGAGATGGTGAACCCTGTATTCATAGACGAGGAGCATATATACAGGCAGTTTGGCCCCGAGGCCCCGGCGGTCCTTGACAGGTGCTTCTACCTGGGGGGGCTTCCAAGGCCAGACATAGGCCTGAGCCTTGATAAGATCCAGATGATAGAGGATATGGGAGTTGAGGTGACAGAGGACAGGATCCAGGGCCTCAAGGAGGTCTTCAGGTCCTACAAGAAGGGTGACATCTCCGGGGACGACCTCGTCCTTGAGGTATCCGGGGCCCTTGAGGTTGAAAGCCATGAAGCCCTCAGGATCATCGAGAGGGTGTTCCCTGAGATAAGGGACCTCAAACCCGTCGCAGGCAGGACAACCCTGAGGTCCCATATGACCTCGGGATGGTTCATATCCCTGCAGAACATGCATGACCGATACCCCCTCCCCCTGAAACTCTTCTCAATTGACCGATGCTTCAGGAGGGAGCAGAGGGAGGATTCAAGTCACCTCATGACCTATCACTCAGCCTCATGCGTAGTTGTGGATGATGAGGTTCCCCTGGACGTTGGGAAGGCAGTGGCCGAGGGCCTGCTTGAGCACTTCGGCTTCTCAAGGTTCAAGTTTCTGCCTGATGAGAAGAAATCCAAGTACTACATTCCCGGGACCCAGACAGAGGTCTACGCCTACCACCCAGGCCTCAGGGACTGGGTTGAAATTGCAACCTTCGGGTTATACTCCCCCATAGCACTCTCAATGTACGGCATAGACAAAGAGGTCATGAACCTTGGGGTTGGTGTTGAACGTGTGGCCATGATACTCAACCAGGTGGATGACGTCCGGGAGATGGTCTACCCCCAGATCCATGGACCCTGGAGGCTCACCGACAGGGACATCGCCGGCATGCTCAGGATAAACCTCCACCCTGTAACCTCAGATGGCAGGATGCTCATGGAGAGGATAATTGAAACCTGGAGGGCCCATGCAGACGCAGAGTCACCCTGCAGCTTTGAGGTTTACAGTGGAGAATTCCTTGGCAGGAGGATCAGGGTGGAAGCGGTTGAGGATGAGGAGAACACGCGGCTCCTTGGACCTGCGGTCTGGAACACCATCTACATCCACGATGGCAACATACTGGGTGTTCCACCCGGGACGGAACTGGACAACGAACTCATAGCCAGCGCCCGGCGGGATGGCCTCAACACAGGGATAACCTACATGGATGCCCTTGCAGCCGAGGCAGCCTACAGGGTGGAGGAGATGGCTGTGAGCGGCGCCGAAGAGGTTGAGGTGAGGAGCACGATAGCAAGGTCCCTTTCTGACCTGAACCTAATCCTGGATGATGTGGCCATGAGGTACATAACAGGCAGGAACCGTGAGATAGACCTGAGGGGTCCCCTCTTCTCAACTATAAGGGGCAGGCTGGAGTGA